The stretch of DNA taattttttgtttgtgtttataaaaaattgttttgttttgacaaCAAAAAGCAGACTCGTTTATGGGATGTTTGGTTTTAACCGGTTTTTTCAGTTACATTGAGTTCTGTTAACCGTTTGCAACCATGTTAAATTCAAACTAAAAGgcgggaaaactaaaaaccgCGATATTGACTTAGCTAAaggatattattatatttccaacaaaacttaaacaaattcactattctgataaatattttcgatGGAATTTCCAAGAAACTTGCTTTACAGCTCTGTTAACCGTTTACATCGATGTTAAACTCAAACGAAAGGCGCGAAATCCACTTGTTCAAAGGATAACATTTTACCAACTTCCCACACCAATCTGCCTTGAATTCCCACCAAAACTGAAAGCCAATCCCTCAATCTGCGAAATGTATTCAGCTGTAAATTGTGATTAATATGAGAAACTTTATACTTCGCACCCCGGGGACGAACAAGAGAGCCGGACTCGCCCCCCGCACAGCCGGCACTGGACAAATGCGGCTCAATTAATCTTCATGAAGTGGAGAAATCAAAGACGCGGTCCGATGTGACTTCGAGTCGGCCAGGATGAAAGCGTAGTATAGATGCCTCACGGCTGGTAAGCCGACAACATGTTGCTCGTGGGCCTGAAATACTCGCTGATTTTGGCCATTAGCGGCTGCTTTCTGATCCATGGAGTCTATAGTACTGGGACAGAAACTGACCAGGAACTGCCGCATCGGATCTACCGACTGCTCGATGGACTCTCCGGTGGACGCCGATTGGGAGCCAGCTCCACATTCGCCCTGCTGCTTTCGCAGTTTCTGATTAAACGTGAGCCCAGTGAACCGTACACTCGCGATACGGATGACGGATGTGCGTATTTATTTATGCCCCATCCCGTCCCGTTCCATTGCAGAGAAACTGCGCTACGTGGCACCCACGCGTTACGACAGGCAGCTCTACTACCATCTGCTGCACAGAATGGAGAACATCAGGGAGCGATCGGGATTGGTCCGGGAAGAGTTGGGAGGAGTCCAGGGAGATAGTATGTTTACTACCAAACTAACTGCCTGTTATTATTTATGCTAATTTACTGTGTAGTCCTCAGCATTGTTTTTCAAAGGAATGTGCTGCTGTTGCCTCCTTCGCTGAGACTGGGGGAACTGGATGCCAATGCGGAGTACGAGCAGCTGGCTGAGGTCTATTCAAAAGTCGTCAACGAAGGACAGCTCAACAGGACGCAATCGGGTGAGCTTAAGCTAGTTCTAATGATAATAATAGGTTAGTCTATAAGTCTATAAGCTTGCCCTTTAAAAAGTGCAAGCATTTAAGGTTATTTGTACAatctttaaacattttgagaggttgtttatgtttataataGTAAGTTTTAGGTTTTAAAAGATAGTTATAACCGAATTTTATATCcccgtacacacaaaaaaaatcatgtcgccgtaaaatcgatatccTATGTAAATTTCTAGTTATGCACTACGCATATCGTTTTACCATGAGATACTCCCttcgagcatatcgaattTACGGGCCGcatatcaattttaaattgatattacataatgtaaaatcgatctacgtttcataacGATTACCTAAGATCTCTGCCTGCGGAACATTGTAAAGCTAAAGCCACCAAACTGCAAGCTGGTCTCCAAAGAATGTTTGGAACTATTGGCCAGTGATGCACCAGCCTACGGATACCAGAGGACACACCAGTGAGTGCATATACATATCATTCAGTCAGGGCCCATCTCAGATCTACATCTTATCTTTCCAGAGTCCTCCTGCTCTACGTTCTGCAGCACCAGGTGTGTGCCCCCCATCTCAGTCCTCCGCAGGTCTACGATTTGCTGGCCAGGAGTCAGTGCGACGAGGTGGAACGCGAACAGAACGCCATCCGGAGCCTGGGGCTGCCGGTCGCCTATCGCGATCTGTATCTGGAGCAAGGTGAGCCGGGGTCAGTGGGTTGTCGATGGTGTTCTATGATATCCTTGCTTGTATCGCTGACACATATCTCTGCCACACTTACGTATATATATCTCTTCCACCACAGCCACCATCTGCGGGCTGTTTGGCTACAATGAGTTTGTCAACTGGCGCAACGTAATGGAAATTGGCAGCTGGCTGGAGGGGGATTCGCCGAAGGATATATTGGCTGATGACGACGGCGATAGTCAGCACATAAGCGATCTGGCCTTGGTCTTCTATATAAAtgcactgctgctgctgcattgaGCTCTAATCTATCGAACGACCCCCTCCATAATTTCTGCTTCAGCTTGATAAGTTAATAAAGTGCCGCTTATTGCTTTTATGGTTGTGTCGATTTCAGCAAGTAGAGTGGTTAATACTTTTGTTATTGAACTGCAGTTCGCGGATTTGAGGGGTGGGAGGTCCTTGAAGTGGGGTGGCGGAACGGAACGGAAACAACATTTGTAATGTGACACATTACTTGCGCTTGGCTGCCCGACTGATGGATATGCAGCAggacgacaacgacaacgacgacaACACTTTCCATTACAAAATGCTCACACTGAAGTGGAATACTAATATTTGCCCTGACATACTCGAAAACATGGAAGCCGGAGCAGCGAAGCCCGAGGGCCTGCGGAAGGAAAGGGGTCGCCGGCTGGGTTTTGGGCTCTGGCTTATGGGCTTCTGGGTTCAGGAGTTCCCTGCCTGGATATTAATGCCTCATTTGCTGAATGTCGTAGGGGTGGCACTGTAAAGAGGGGCGGGGGAATGCACCCACTAAGCCTGCAACAAAGCAAATGCACCGAGCAAAAAATGAACCAATTtggtttcatatttaaaacataaaaatgggCTAGTATTTATAAGCTCTCTGtagattagaaaaatattgaacttgtacaaattttacataacatattttccaagttcatttattttgaaaaagataAGATGTTATtggtttatattataaactttataagCTTGTTACTATAATAAGGTAACAATTCCGATTCTGTAAAGtgcataataattatttaggaGTTCAGAGTTAGGGCTTTTAGGACTCTcacgaaaaaaatatcatttcaCTCGcagaattatataaaattatactttttccaaaacaaaagtttatCGAAACAATTTTGTTAAGTATTTTCTGGTGACCTTAAAACTGAGTTCCTACGTTACGTTTTTATGATTGTTCACAACCCATGATGATTTATAGGCTGTAAGCTTTTCAGAGTTATAAGCGCGTCCTATGACTAAATTACGATCTCAAAAGTACCGACTTAATCTCAAGTGGATATTTCTTTATGTGCAGACAGACACAAACACCCAAACTGTACATATGTCGTTCTCTTTGTCGGGGGTCATGAATAGCGCTGGGTCATTAGTAACGTTGACTTGTCAATGCAGCAACAATgccgacaacaacaacaacaataacaacaacaacaatgccgCAGACATTTCCAAGTCTCGGTTTTCATCGTGGGCGGAGGATAAGGGGTGATGGATTGGGTCCTGGCCTCCTGGTCATGTCTGCTCCTCCTTCAATATGCTTTTTTTCCCTTATCATTCCTTTCGGCAGGCAAACAACAACCCTTCATCAACCCTTGCAACCTGATCAGCTGACTTACTGGccactgcacacacacataccccTACCCCCGCGAGTAAACCCCCTTCTTCCTCCCCACCCACCACAAGCGTCTCGTGTTGTTTTTGTCCACGCTTGTCCTCGAGTTCATTATGGGCTTATGTCCCTTAAAGTGTGGCTGACTCTCCGGAGGTGTTTATTGTGCTGTTAACTCGctggcagcggcaacaacaacatgtTGTTTAACATTCTCTCGGGCTCTCTCAATCGCCATCGCCGCACATCCTTCATCATTCACTTCGCCTGTCTGTTGTTGTAATGCTATCCCGAAATGTTTGGCTGCTCTCTTTCTGGTGTTCTCTCTTTCCTGCAGCGCATGCGTGCGTGGGAGAGAGCCAGCAAGAGCGCCCAACGGCTGCAGTTTAAGCAAGGGGGTGGAGAGAGGAGCTTGAGCTTTAGGGTTGTCAAATGTGctgtatgtaaataataaCTATGAACTTTGGTGCGTTAGAATGCGTATTATTTGAGCTTAATTTGCCATAAGACAGAGTCCTTGGATATAATAAGGATAATAAGataataatcattttttataaCATACTTTCAGGAGTACCAAGGAGTACAAGTAAATCTAAATAACTTAAGAAACCCCCTCGTTTTAAATCCGACTTGGTAACCCTATTGGCCGAGCTTGAATTGGCGCCTCTTTACATGGCCGGATAATCGGCTAACGGATATTACAACAACAGCAAGGACCAAGGACTCTCTCTCGCCGAGCTGTCAACCGagggtttgtttttttctgccaCTTCTTGGCGCTCTCTCTCCCGTGCCAAGtggcttttccatttcccatccatGTTTCGACACTCATACGCTCAGTAGTCTCCCGTCAATTAGAGTGTAAAAACGTTACGCTCCACGGAAAAACAAACGGAATCGCTAGAAACGCCAGAAATCATCCGTATCCGCCGTCATCAGACATCCGCTCGCAGGATACAACCAAAATAATACATATACACAACGAATACGATAGAGCGATTGCAGGAAACTAGCCAAAACGTGGTAATTCCCCGTGATTCTGGACTTTCAAGTGCTCCGATCGAAAATTTGCGATTCGCAAGTGCAATGTGAAAGTCAGCTTATACGACAGCTgaatgtgcgagtgtgtgtgtgattccccccagtgagtgagtgagtgtgtgggtgtgcaggagtgtgtaaatgtaaatacCACGAAAATCGCAGAACGCCGAAAAATAAAGCACAAGAAGGAAAAGCGGAGGAGGTGGTGAGGAGAGGAGAGAATCAGAAATCAGCGAGCAACGGTACTTGGCCAGAGGCAGTTGAACAAGAAGAAGAGGGATAAGAATAAGAAGCAGagcaggagcaacagcaaccgTAAGGATTTGTACTGTTCTCTCAGTGTATGTCTGTGTGTTAATGTTTATGTGTGTAAGTGTAGTTTAAGGAGAcggaaaaatgcgaaatgaAATAATGGAAATTTATGTGGCCACTCTACTGCCCCACcgcacatacacatacacatacccacaacacacgcacacttacccacttttatttattgcgATTTTTGGGTCAAACTAAAGTTGCAATGATGATGTTGATAATTACCAGTTCGTTCACATCGCCAGCAGTTCAAAAGTCTTTGGGGGAGTTCCCCTTTTTCCGCCCACACGCACACAAGCACTCACGTAAAATCACCCACTCACACATACAGACGCCCCCTCGAGTTGGGTATATatacgtatgtgtgtgttcgcttttgttttagtccttggGTCCTTGCTGGGAAATTACTTTGTTGTTGGCTTTGTTGCCATTAttatttctgttgttgttgttgtagttgtggCAAGGAACGCGGTCTTTGACAGCTTTCAAGTAAAGCGCGCACCTGCGAACTCGCCATAAATTAGGCCCACATCCCGCATATAGGAGGATATATATTTAGTGCGACGTTTGCCCGATGTCTAAGCACTCAAAGCGCAGGCAGGATAAGCggcaaaagaagaaaaacgcGCCAAACCTCAAGGCTATTACAGTGGATACAAGGGACAGAATTCCCCATTGGCACCATCCTGTGAAACTAACTAATCACAACTAGGATTAATCTACCTACAGTTAAGAAGAAAAGAAACCCGAACCCCTATAACAATACAATAGTAAATagagtattttttatgatttttgacATAAAACTCTTGAACTACCttctaaaataaatggaacaaatcacttttaaacagggaacgaaaataactgttattgtaaatttttcatacaaaaaaatcacgcacttagaagggtcctaaaaattttttaaatacaccacaatttttattagccattgtagtttacaaatccgtaatgatttttattttttgatttttataataaaactcaaaaaataactgttattttttgatttttatgaataacagttattcccttgacatttttgaaaaaatgaaataattaaaaaaaacatgatacccgtgctttttataacttactaaaaatttgttaaaaaaggcaaccgcgcatatttaatacctatatttttttaaaattttgtttacccacaaaatcgccataaatcaagtttgagttttatttttgatcaaagaataactgttatttgtcaacttttattataaaactcaaaaaataacagttattctttgagttttactttacaaatcagaaaataactgttaaagtgtgatttttaaaataaaacttataacagttacgttccctgcttTTAAAACCCATTCGGCTAAATAAATACGCGAGTAGTGGTTGAAtttctatgttttttttttttttttttatattacaaGGAGAACTTGTTTGTATTGGCCAAAGTGCAATAACCactcaataatatttatttaatacttcTAAAATAACATGCATGAATTTTATTGGAGCTTACTAAAACAGAATATTTCAGTCAAGGGATTAAATTTCCGTTGATTATGTTTTGAATCACCTTTTTGAATACATCACTTTTACAAGTTTATTATTGAATGCTAAGCAAACacagttttttatttcaatgtaAGCTCCGTATAGTTCATGTAAGCTGCatacaaatttgattttgcgGCAGATATAAAATTCTATGTAACCGAATATATTTAGTTAATTAAAACGTATTCAGATAGTAGTTCAAAGGTTGTCAATCGCAGgcactttttatttaattggatTATTTTAATTCTGAAAGGTCaacagaaaatgaaaaatgaaaggaaaattCACAGAATTTTCCCCTTGGTCCGTTGTTACAGGTTTTAGATTTCAAtctgtatattattttttggtacACCAACTTGGAGTAAGAGTTTATAGTTATTAGACATCGTGCCTGTGATTAATTTTTCATGAAAAAGCCTTGTGTAGAAGGTCATGCAAATTTATCAGATTTCgtgcttaaataaaattaccgTCTGATTTACTTCTACTCTGGCCCTCTTAAATCTGCTGTTCACTTGGGGCTTCCCCTAAAACTGCTTTAATGTGCTAAAATAGCGGGGCAGATTAGCCCAATTAACGTATCTCTACTGTGGTTGTCTCCCGGTTGTCTCTGCCCTGTCATTTCGACCAGTCCGGGGAGTCAGAAGTCTGGCATGCGTGAATCGAGTTGATTCAAGTTCCTCCCCTCAAGAACCCCCAACCCccattgtttttgtgtgtattttgtggTTGCTGGCCATCCAATTGGCTCTCCACGGATTTTGTGCTCTATTTACCTGCCTTATAAAAACACAATTTATTGCTGGACTAACGTTTTCCCTTTGTATTTGGCTGCTGCCTCAGCTTCAgcttctgttttctgtttgccaTTTTCCTTTCTCCGCTTTTATTGTATTCCGCTGTTGCTGTTTTAGTTTTCTCCTTGTTTTGTTTCGATGCGATTCGTTTCGTTTCCAACTTAACTTTTCCGTTCTGTGGGTCTGATTCTGTCCGCCCGGGGACTTCCCCTTTATTGGCTTTCTGTATAAAGTTTTTGCGTGACATCAGCCATGGATATTATTCCGCTGGCTGCCATTTTGTTTGGCCTTGTTTGCCTCTTTTGAATCAATAAACTAGCCATGGAATCGAGAGCAGCTcctaaataattgaaaaccgAGCTGAGGTTCAGGTGAATTTCAAGCCACAAATGGAAAAATCGCTCAAAAGCGGGCTACTCTTTGGGTGCAGGCAAATAATTCGGTTACCACTTATCCGGCTCACTTTCACTGCAACCCGAGAACCATAGTTTTCGGGCATACTATCTCTGGACAAAAGTTTCCGACTCTCCAGAGCAATTTGATCATTTGTTATGGTCGGTAGTGGGCAACTCCGGCATTCCGGCAAAAAATTCCGCCTCACTTTGTGGTCACGTAGTATCCATGGTGGGCGAAAGTTTTGAGTTTACGATTTACGATGCATAAACTTTATGCCAGCGCTTTCACTCAACTCAAATAAAAGTCGGTAATCTGTGATAAATGAGCCCGGCGACGAGTACGGGATTCCATAAAGCAAACTATCAGAATATCAAACATCAATGATGAAAGGCCGCTGGCCAATGAGCTCTTAATTGTGTAATTAAATCACTGGCACTTGAGGCATTCATTTTTGTCCATTAGGCTAATTGGTTGGATCAACTTCTTTTTGACGAAACGATATTCAAGAATGGATATTATGGACGAGTCACTTCAATTGCCTATTAATTTCGATACCCAGGCGCTCTAATTAGTTCCTGAGGTCGCATTTTCCAGGCAAATGAGCGCACGTTTTTGTGACGCTGCTTACCTGAATAATGAGTTTTCCATCCACACATCCACATCGACATCGGCATGAAAACTTAAAAGCAGCGAAAAACTGGGAAATCCCCCTTTCACTGCTGTGGCACCCACACAAAAGACTGGCTTCAACATTCTACATAGCTGGCCATTCGGAGGCGTCGTACCGGAAAGAAATGCCATTAAAAAcgcaataaaaatgcaaaaaaaaaaaaaatgcaaagaaaaatacaacaaaaaacggGTTGGTACTGGGGAAATCCCGAATGAAAGAAATGCGAAAATATAACGTAGAGAGTGTGCAAATACAAACGTACAAAAAGAAGTATGTGGGTAGTATGTCAACCTGACTGTACGAGTATAGTGTGTGTGCCACTGTGTGTGTAAATAGCCAAGGTggaaaaatcgatataaatgAATACGGCAACATTTGGTCGCCcccgaaaaaacaaaaaaaaatacgaaaaacgaAACCTCGACTGACTCAACTTGAGACAGTGCGGAATGGCGATGGGTTTTTTAGCCCTTACGtcaaacttataaaaaaacgaaaagtttttttgcacGCACAACCATCGCGAGTGCTTACCCACTCGTACAGCCCCCATTTCCTCCTCCTGCCTTTCCCCACACACACTCGTGCAGCAAAGGAAAACCCCAAGGGGGGAAAGCTGAAGGGGTGGGGGAAAACCTCCCGAGGCCGTAGGCAGTCAACGCGATTTTAAGCGCAGGCATatgaaaattgccataaaaatatatagtacGCGTGCATCGCGGTCTTAACAACGTTTGCCAGCTTACACTATCTTTTTTGGTGGGTATCTTTCCCTTAAAATGGGTTACGAGATGGTTTTAccacaaatatatttattttatagggtTTACATTTTATCGAATTACaaataagctaaaaaaaaaccaattttttcatTCTTATACCATAATAATGCATTAAGTGCAGCTATTTTTAACGAGttgctatttatttataaataaatgaaacacCGAAAATAAAGCAACACCAGCACAAACAGTTAATAGAAGCAACTTCCAGTTGGTTTAGCTTAATTAATCAAATCAAACATCCGTTCGTCTGGGGGACTTCCTGAATCTGGTTGCCTCGTACCCCTCGTAGCTCGTGGGGCACCAAGgaggataaataaataaaggcgGAAAGACAAAGAGTGAGAAATGGTGGAAAGAAGAGCAATCGCAACAGCAGAGATGAAAACCGAAACAGCGGAGATGCTGCGGCTGCAATGTTTGCCCCAGTCAGTATGCTACACATTTCTCAAGCACGGGTTAagtgtgcgaaagagatggcaaTGTGGGGCAGAGAAAGAGACGGAAGAGGGAGCCAAAGCTTAACAACATTTGCACGCGTTTTCCTTCCATCTCGGAGACATTTgacatttcaatttcaaattggCCAGCGGAAAAGGCCCAAAAATGGGCAAAGGAAATTTCGAATTCCGATTTTTCCGTCTTCGATTTTTCCCTCCTCAATTTTTCCCTCAACCACTGTTGCCATCTGCCTACCAGAGTATCTATGCCCGCTTATTTGCTATGCAGGGTAGACACTTTGCCGAATTGTGCTCGTATTGATTTCTAATTACTCGACCACACAGTATTTGGCTTAAGGTAGGACGCCAGGTGGCAGGTGGGCTGTTCGCAGTGGGCGGGCTTGATGGGTTGGGTTCgggttttgggtttgggtaatAGGAGTGGCCACGCTTGATGTGGGGCTTTGTCTATTTGTTGTGGCGGCGTTGCCATGGTGGCTCCTATTGATTTTACCAACGCCATGAATCATGCCAGAGCTCAAGCCTATGCTCCTAAATGCAGGCAGAGAAATTAAAGTGGAATCTATTTGGAAATacccataaaatatatcaaatactTTCACATGGGTGGTTCAAAGAGACCATTGAAGTTATTGGACGTACCAATTCCAAGTATGGTATAGTATAATAATTCACTGCACTctataagtatatatattttggcctgacaattaataaaatcaaGTAATTTAACCACACAATATACTAAATATACTAAATcacatttttcttctttttttttttttatttttttatttttctttttatttaatttggacAATCACTAAATGGTAAAGGGAAACCTTAActataataaattacaaataggactttagtttttagttcccaatttattttctgagtgtatgcTCAATGCTCGCCACCTTGTTCACCCAGTTCCCTACTCCTCCTACCCCTCCTATCCAACACAACATCCACCCAACCTGCGATGTTCCATTTGGCCACTGCGTGTTTAGCAATTTGTGGTTATATTATAATGACCACTTGATTTGCGTTTGCGTTGGCTTGAGCTCTTGCCTTTGCTTTTACCGCCTACTAATTGCGCGCTTGTGtcgcgtttgtgtgtgtgtacttTCAGGTGGCAAGACCGCGGGAGCAGCCAGAAGCTAGGGGCACAAGGACTTGTGGCAGGAACAGGAGCAACAGTCGCGGAGGCAACGTTGAGACGCATGCACGCTCCATGCTCGCCGCTGGCTGATGGCCAAAGGATTCGGTATCGCAATCGCTATAGGAACTGCGACTCCAGCAGTCGAACTCAACTGAACTGAGCGATAccccgaaaaaaggaaaacacagAGAGGAACCCTTCATTAAGCAAACCACCTgtggacggacagacagagtGCAGCATGTCAACTTCAAAGCATCACCATTACCGAGTCGCCTACGTgtggctcctcctcctgctatcatcattatcatcatccTGGGCCAGCGCCGCAGTGAGTGCGATTGCGGAGCCAGAGGAGGCGGCCTTCCAAGGTGCGTCTGACATCCCTCCCTTTTTCAAGTGCCTAATTGTGGAAATTTCGGGTATTTGGCACTGGCATTTCAGTTTTGAAGAGCTCAATGCTCGACCCCATCGACATATCAATAAACGAGGCCCTATTGTGTGGCCTTTGACATTAATGAGCGACTTAATTATGCGTGAGAGTGGACCGAAAACcagaaaaccaaaaccaaaacgaaacggAACGGCATCGGAAGTTATGCCAATGGCCGTGTTGTCAAATTTCCAGATCCATGGGGGCGAATCTGTCATTGGCGACGATGCTGATGTGTGCTGCTGACACTTCGATTTCAATTGCATACAAAATGcgatttttcaatttcaatttgaataCGCAATGCATGGCCGGCGGGCGAAAGAGTTTCAAAGGGGACTGTAGGGGGGTTGGATgacaaccaaccaaccaaccagctCTTGTGTGCATATGCAAATGGGTTCGTGTGCTTGTCCTCTGTGTCCAGTGCACTTTAATCGTCCCCACAGTTGCTTAATCAACTAGCAAGCCTGCATGCATGCACGAGCTTTGTTCGGCCCCCCCCTTTAAGCCCCCTCTACGCCCATGATGGCACTTTAACAGAGTAGCTGACGTGTTCGTGTCTCCATCTTCAGAAAGTGCCTTTGCTCTGCGTTCGTTCCATTTAATACAATGTGTGACGTAAGTGCCGGGCCACtcgggcgtatgcgtaatgcttgtaatgttttttacttttttccctCCCTTTTTATATTTCCTCCAAAGAGTTTTCTCCACAATTTCGGTGTCAAGTGGGTGGGCACTGTGATTTTGATTCACCTACTGGCCCCCGCCTAtggaatttgcatttaaattgccaTCGAACTGGGGAGAAGAGAAACTTTTCCATTACCCCTAAAATAACCACGCAAAACTATCGGCCAACTGAGTTATTTAAGTAGTCATTATGCATTTGAAATGCTGCCAGGGACAGCGGTAAATTACGAGAAGCGTATGCCAGGACCAAGACCAGACCACAAAACCAGGCCCAAAGTCCTTAAAGCTTATTAGAATTTATTGCGGACACGTCGGTCACACCCAGGAACACACACACTCCTCGGCAGCAGGAATAAACGGAATAGACGTAGACatagacaggcagacaggacACTCAACTAAACTCAACTGAAGTGAACTGAAATTATGAACCGACGACTCGACCAAAACCGGGCCAAACCCAAAGTTGCTCCACTGAATACCGCCCCCCGTTATCTTCCATCTACATATGGCATTGCTAACTGAACAATCCCCTACTCTATTCTCACCCCCCATCCAAAAACAGGCCACTGCGGACACACCAGCCCCTGCGAACAACTGTGCTACGAGATCCACGATGGAATGTACGAGTGCGACTGCATCGAGGGCTACGAGCTGAACAAGAACGGTTACAGCTGTCAAGGTGCGTTCAGGATGGTTATATCCTAGATTcccaaatgggaaatgggattgggattgggtaTGGAATGCATAGATGCAGATCCTATCCTGCCGGGCCACAAAATTGATTTG from Drosophila takahashii strain IR98-3 E-12201 chromosome 2R, DtakHiC1v2, whole genome shotgun sequence encodes:
- the LOC108066230 gene encoding uncharacterized protein, producing MLLVGLKYSLILAISGCFLIHGVYSTGTETDQELPHRIYRLLDGLSGGRRLGASSTFALLLSQFLIKQKLRYVAPTRYDRQLYYHLLHRMENIRERSGLVREELGGVQGDILSIVFQRNVLLLPPSLRLGELDANAEYEQLAEVYSKVVNEGQLNRTQSDLCLRNIVKLKPPNCKLVSKECLELLASDAPAYGYQRTHQVLLLYVLQHQVCAPHLSPPQVYDLLARSQCDEVEREQNAIRSLGLPVAYRDLYLEQATICGLFGYNEFVNWRNVMEIGSWLEGDSPKDILADDDGDSQHISDLALVFYINALLLLH